Proteins encoded within one genomic window of Komagataella phaffii GS115 chromosome 3, complete sequence:
- a CDS encoding Component of the RSC chromatin remodeling complex — MAPKRKLTSEIGSSNKQQKRKGSTTTKPSKLVDLDVKQESNLKGLTLRQFFTHVLDQLETLTAIEEETGAEYRRIDPYVKLPSKKFFPDYFQLIQVPISLEEIEKKVKANKYKDANQFLEDFELMKNNANFYNDAESTIAKDSVIIWEFVKDLVESYESGSTPDEEDYSEKIGGVIDELLSMKKPKIGKLALPFIESVDRDEYPEYYEVIKEPITFQMIQEFLKEGKYKGGKKGVEKFQNDLTLLFNNARTFNDSKSLIYRNAELLEKKAESEIPLIYKEPEHSSIKLKIKPIKTETEESLSAKKRGRKPKKAKAVTFTEKESKKVVEKSDNEDLEEINEDLDLDNEPSLYQDDFSDEEEQVDETKLIDKNSIVNPLEPSESYRFKYKSSDKNDTAEYPYEEPSIKEVSFSTFRARLINSAFNVHSTDKQMYEYKFPIKELIPNEESPNKREAHFSLSLPSITESFHFDTKLNPDLRTDAKFETKLTVNNEKMNPIPSVSYEDILSSKYEMKLAIGLNLVEFHCTVYSKPGKNDVDSITRLPSRHASDSKGANNVVHEKILIWIHIAQQ, encoded by the coding sequence ATGgctccaaagagaaaattgaCCTCCGAGATAGGAAGTAGTAACAAACAACAGAAGCGGAAGGGTTCTACCACCACCAAGCCGTCCAAACTGGTGGATCTTGACGTCAAACAAGAGTCGAACCTGAAGGGCCTCACGTTGAGACAATTCTTCACACACGTCTTGGATCAACTGGAAACGTTAACCGCCATAGAGGAAGAGACAGGGGCCGAATACAGAAGAATCGACCCATACGTTAAGTTACCATCCAAGAAATTTTTTCCTGATTATTTCCAACTTATCCAGGTCCCCATTtcattggaagaaattgaaaagaaggTCAAAGCCAACAAATATAAAGATGCTAATCAGTTCTTGGAGGATTTTGAGCTAATGAAGAATAATGCAAACTTCTACAACGATGCAGAGTCAACGATTGCTAAGGACTCTGTGATCATTTGGGAATTCGTAAAAGACCTTGTGGAAAGTTATGAGTCAGGATCCACTCCAGATGAGGAAGATTACTCTGAAAAGATAGGAGGGGTCATTGATGAACTGTTAAGTAtgaagaaaccaaaaatcGGCAAGCTGGCACTTCCTTTTATTGAAAGTGTTGATCGAGACGAGTATCCTGAGTATTACGAAGTTATCAAGGAACCGATAACgtttcaaatgattcaagaattctTGAAGGAGGGAAAGTATAAGGGAGGAAAAAAGGGTGtagaaaaatttcaaaacgATCTAACACTGCTGTTTAATAATGCCCGTACCTTtaatgattccaaaagtcTTATCTATCGAAATGCTGagcttttggagaagaaggctGAATCAGAAATACCTTTGATATATAAGGAACCTGAGCACTCATCGATAAAGCTCAAGATAAAGCCTATCAAGacagaaactgaagagaGCCTATCGGCGAAAAAAAGAGGTAGAAAGCCTAAAAAGGCCAAAGCTGTTACTTTTACTGAGAAGGAATCTAAGAAAgtagttgaaaaatcaGATAATGaggatttggaagaaatcaaCGAAGATTTGGATCTGGACAATGAACCCTCGTTATACCAAGACGATttttcagatgaagaagagcaGGTAGACGAGACGAAGCTCATTGACAAGAATTCTATCGTGAACCCCCTTGAACCTTCAGAATCATACCGATTCAAGTATAAGAGCAGTGACAAAAACGACACTGCGGAATATCCATACGAGGAACCCAGCATTAAAGAAGTATCGTTTAGTACGTTCAGAGCTCGCCTGATTAACTCTGCTTTCAATGTTCACAGTACGGACAAACAAATGTATGAGTATAAATTTCCTATTAAAGAGTTGATTCCAAACGAGGAGTCGCCAAACAAACGAGAGGCACATTTCTCACTAAGTCTGCCCTCCATTACAGAATCATTCCATTTCGACACCAAACTAAACCCTGATTTGAGAACAGATGccaaatttgaaaccaaattGACAGTGAATAATGAAAAGATGAACCCAATACCTTCAGTGAGCTACGAGGATATATTGAGTTCCAAATACGAGATGAAATTAGCGATTGGGCTAAACCTGGTAGAATTCCATTGCACAGTGTACTCCAAGCCAGGGAAGAATGATGTTGACTCTATCACCAGATTGCCCTCAAGACATGCAAGTGATTCTAAGGGTGCCAACAATGTGGTACACGAGAAGATTCTGATATGGATCCACATTGCCCAGCAATAG
- a CDS encoding Diacylglycerol kinase, localized to the endoplasmic reticulum (ER) yields the protein MAATTARPQRIGRSRVSKLEERISTSSSYSSLSSLDASDDTVLSTESTSPVLDKAKNTSTSYLLLQSHKRFNKLIHKHELPRKLFHMSIGFFTLYLYTKNVQKEQIQLPLVVGFVVVFALDLIRFRWPQVNKLYCSTVGFLMREREVDEYYNGVNWYLLGLAVVFLFFKKDIAVMAVLLLSLSDTAASTVGRAWGQYTPKITSHKSLAGSLAACVVGILSCYLFYGYFVPNYPECNDIPNQFEWVSEKSGLNIHSLALLSGLVASVSEGIDLFNWDDNFTIPVLSAVFLRLVIKLTNTD from the coding sequence ATGGCAGCAACCACAGCACGTCCTCAGAGAATAGGTCGCTCGAGAGTGTCGAAATTAGAAGAAAGAATATCAACGTCTTCCTCCTATTCATCTCTCTCGTCGCTTGATGCTAGTGATGATACCGTGTTATCCACCGAGTCAACAAGCCCAGTCTTAGATAAGGCTAAAAATACATCCACCTCGTATTTGTTGTTACAAAGCCACAAGAGGTTCAATAAGTTGATTCATAAGCATGAGTTACCCAGGAAACTATTCCATATGTCCATCGGGTTCTTCACATTATACCTGTACACAAAGAATGTGCAGAAAGAGCAAATCCAGTTACCCCTGGTTGTGGGATTTGTAGTGGTGTTTGCACTTGATTTAATAAGGTTCAGATGGCCTCAAGTTAACAAACTTTATTGTTCCACTGTGGGGTTCCTCATGAGGGAGAGAGAGGTGGACGAGTATTATAACGGTGTTAACTGGTACCTGCTCGGGTTGGCTGTagttttcttgtttttcaagaaggataTTGCAGTCATGGCAGTGCTGTTACTAAGTTTATCCGATACCGCTGCCTCCACGGTCGGGAGAGCTTGGGGCCAGTATACACCCAAGATCACCAGCCACAAATCTTTAGCTGGTTCGTTGGCCGCTTGTGTCGTTGGAATATTGTCATGCTACCTCTTTTATGGATATTTCGTTCCGAACTATCCCGAATGCAATGACATTCCAAACCAGTTCGAATGGGTTTCCGAAAAAAGTGGCCTCAACATTCATTCATTGGCCCTCCTTTCTGGATTGGTCGCTAGTGTAAGTGAAGGAattgatctcttcaactgGGATGACAACTTCACCATTCCAGTTCTATCAGCTGTGTTTTTACGACTGGTTATCAAACTGACAAATACAGACTAA
- a CDS encoding RNA binding protein with preference for single stranded tracts of U's involved in synthesis of both: protein MAVTQKRKWKDTEPKDDMSPVSAAARSSILNPSEVVFPRGGGSVLTPLERKEISNRVTADVLFEKETAKESSFKSTDATKKRKTTATTVINPAPTVSGTIYDQKDDSNTTTTSMTLKNLIPGSVVLGQVISIQKLGMQLGLPGNIRGYVPITSVSKQITQQLEALEQDSDDEDASSSPQLSEKVFPELSKIFQLGQWLRAVVLEESSVPSEHKHKIQLSVEPEKVNAHLEDDDLVPGGVLQVAVNSVQDHGCIVDTGKKIPGFIFSKSFKNSGIDMETDLKPGFVLLATISKSNNKNTITLTLPSMNNKDNGSTLSTATSVDAVLPGVMVNAHILDITEEGIFCRVLGLLPGRIPLAHLKLFNVPEIRETYKIGSTIKSRVVGVLEYEGSKSLTLSTIPSILELDSTYDESPLESFPFGFTFESVKIVGKDSNNVYLELNEDTYGQVHLSKLNKEVSIDSFYKVGSTHHKARVIGYSPVDKVFVLTMDPRQLEAKFLNIQDIPIGEIVTGVVTKVHSHGLNIKIFDQFEAQVPYGHMSDVMLTYPEMKFKIGTKVKGRVLKFYRGNLCVTLKKSLLRSERDELIFTYEDVVPNKRTFATVEKFFPTGVLMSFFNNISGFLPKTEISEAYVNRPEDHLKLFQTISVRIDSIDPATNKFRVSCLLSKDLSEEQEKKISTFIPGSSILEVYIVEKMKDAMIVEVKDSNVRGVIQEGQLSDGDQNQNKTLLRTAVVGSSLEALFLHRDPKSRTINFTAKDSLIRASKSGQLPASFEELPAVGEIVYGYVHTITNAGLFIEFADGLSGFARTKDITDEPSDKLPSLYFKNQSVRARILKLDDEFRKFRLTLKDIDHQIVAATNPVDKSITNLNEFVPGKITKAKIKSVTPTQLTVELAENQLGRIDVSQVFDSLLEIKDTKKPLSSFKEGAELKVKVIGYQNKDSSFTSVAFRDWGDILVELSIKKSELEEEGKVNVLSLTQITPGTKWLGFVTRYARGFWWVSVSPKFRTKLSLMDLSKSGSVEELEKAYPLGSAIEVTAKQIIGNKAVEVFSKENRIETINDVKVGDKLPCRIISLSHDYVTVELSDKVKAKSFITEALDDYSESLESTFSTNDICTATVLSVDDTTRQIFVSLRSENAKDKLIESFEDVKRGDIVRGFITRISNFGVYVSLGRTVFALVRVTDISDLFLTDWKKHVKLNQFVTGKIVDAGEERRILMTLKESQVGQGTGALHQFDDLKVGDVYEGTIKKIMDFGVFITLDGVHSVDGLCHRSQISDSKIENFESLFNQGDRVKVKILDINRNKKQLSLGMKASYFANRDDEEEADQLRAETDDSVDSDSDDQMMENIFETRQQDSDDEPDVDIDTESPKKIASGLSTNGFDWTASILDQAEDDESSSSDEEDFTKKKDKKNRKTKASIAEDKSATLNTRTPQSVSDFERLLIGNPDSSILWMNYMSFQLQLSEIEKAREIAERALKIINYREEQEKMNIWIALLNLENTFGTDDTLEEVFKRACQYMDSYVMHQKLVGIFALSEKWEKCEEIYTVMTKKFGRNVTTWVSYGAFLLERGNPDEARQVLGRALKVLPKADHIEVVRKFAQLEFAHGDAEQGRSLFEGLLADVPKRIDLWNVYIDQEIKINEKKKVEDLFERVITKKLTRKQARFFFGKWLEFEEKQKDVKAADYVKAQASDYVQKHQK, encoded by the coding sequence ATGGCTGTAActcaaaaaagaaagtggAAGGATACAGAGCCAAAGGATGACATGTCCCCTGTGTCTGCAGCCGCAAGGAGCTCCATCCTCAACCCTAGCGAAGTCGTCTTTCCAAGAGGTGGAGGCTCAGTACTGACGCCGTTGGAGAGAAAGGAGATCTCTAACAGAGTCACTGCTGATGTACTATTCGAAAAGGAGACTGCCAAGGaatcttctttcaagtCTACAGATGCAACCAAGAAACGTAAGACCACAGCAACCACAGTAATTAACCCAGCTCCTACTGTTTCGGGAACTATCTATGACCAAAAGGATGATTCAAACACCACCACTACCAGCATGACACTTAAAAACCTAATTCCGGGAAGTGTGGTGTTAGGTCAAGTCATCTCGATCCAAAAACTAGGTATGCAATTAGGTTTACCCGGAAACATCAGAGGTTACGTTCCCATAACTTCTGTGAGCAAACAGATTACCCAACAGTTAGAGGCCCTAGAACAAGATTctgacgatgaagatgcCAGCAGTTCACCACAATTATCTGAAAAGGTCTTTCCCGAGTTGAGCAAGATTTTCCAGTTAGGACAATGGTTGAGAGCTGTGGTTCTAGAAGAATCTTCAGTTCCATCTGAACACAAGCATAAGATTCAACTTAGTGTTGAACCAGAGAAAGTTAATGCTCACTTAGAGGATGACGATTTGGTTCCAGGAGGTGTGCTCCAGGTTGCAGTCAATTCTGTCCAAGACCATGGATGTATCGTCGACAcaggaaagaaaattccCGGATTCATCTTCAGTAAATCATTCAAGAACAGTGGTATTGACATGGAAACTGATTTAAAACCTGGATTTGTGCTCTTGGCtacaatttcaaagtcaaacaaCAAGAACACCATCACACTGACACTCCCCTCAATGAACAACAAAGACAATGGATCTACTTTATCAACTGCTACATCTGTCGATGCGGTTTTGCCAGGTGTGATGGTCAATGCACATATTTTAGACATTACAGAAGAAGGCATTTTTTGTAGAGTTCTTGGATTGTTACCCGGAAGAATACCATTGGCTCATTTAAAGCTTTTCAATGTTCCAGAAATTAGAGAGACATATAAGATCGGTTCCACTATAAAGTCTAGAGTTGTTGGTGTTCTGGAATATGAAGGTTCAAAATCTTTAACTTTATCAACTATACCATCCATATTAGAATTGGATTCTACTTATGATGAATCTCCCCTTGAATCGTTCCCTTTTGGCTTCACTTTCGAGTCGGTTAAAATAGTTGGTAAAGATTCTAATAACGTTTATCTTGAGCTCAACGAAGACACATATGGACAAGTACACCTTTCCAAACTGAATAAGGAAGTTAGCATTGATTCATTTTATAAGGTCGGTTCCACTCACCACAAAGCTCGAGTGATTGGCTACTCACCAGTTGACAAGGTATTTGTCCTGACCATGGACCCACGCCAGTTGGAAgcaaagttcttgaatattCAAGATATTCCTATTGGTGAAATCGTGACTGGAGTAGTCACCAAGGTTCATAGTCACGGGCTTAATATCAAGATATTTGATCAGTTTGAAGCACAGGTTCCGTACGGACATATGAGCGATGTCATGCTTACTTATCCGGAGATGAAATTTAAGATAGGTACCAAAGTCAAAGGTAGAGTCTTAAAGTTTTACAGAGGAAATCTTTGTGTCACTTTAAAGAAATCTCTCCTTAGATCAGAAAGAGACGAACTTATTTTCACATACGAAGACGTTGTACCTAACAAACGTACCTTTGCCACCGTTGAGAAGTTTTTCCCAACCGGTGTTCTCAtgtcatttttcaacaatatttcTGGTTTCCTTCCGAAGACTGAAATCAGCGAGGCTTACGTTAACAGGCCGGAGGATCACCTAAagcttttccaaacaaTATCTGTCAGAATTGATAGTATTGATCCTGCTACAAACAAGTTCAGGGTTTCTTGTTTGCTCTCTAAAGATCTGTCAGAGGAACaggagaaaaagatttcaaCTTTCATCCCCGGGTCTTCTATTTTGGAGGTATACATCGTcgaaaaaatgaaagatgCTATGATTGTCGAGgtgaaagattcaaatgTTCGTGGTGTTATCCAAGAAGGTCAACTCTCTGATGGAGatcaaaaccaaaacaAGACCCTGCTCAGAACCGCTGTTGTTGGTTCCAGTTTGGAAGCTCTTTTCTTGCACAGAGATCCTAAAAGTCGTACTATTAATTTCACTGCTAAAGACTCTTTGATTAGAGCTTCCAAATCAGGTCAGCTTCCTGCCTCGTTCGAAGAGCTTCCTGCTGTGGGAGAAATTGTTTACGGATATGTCCATACCATTACTAATGCGGGCTTGTTTATTGAGTTTGCTGATGGTTTGAGTGGGTTTGCTCGCACCAAGGACATTACTGACGAACCTTCTGATAAGCTTCCTTCATTGTATTTCAAGAACCAATCCGTAAGGGCTAGGATACTGAAGTTAGATGATGAGTTCCGTAAATTCCGCCTCACATTGAAAGATATCGATCATCAGATTGTTGCTGCTACTAACCCAGTTGACAAGTCTATTACTaatttgaatgaatttgtTCCAGGAAAAATCACGAAGGCAAAAATTAAGTCTGTAACACCAACTCAACTCACTGTAGAACTGGCGGAAAACCAGTTGGGTCGAATTGATGTTAGTCAGGTGTTTGACAGTTTGTTAGAAATAAAGGACACCAAGAAGCCCCTTTCGTCATTCAAGGAAGGTGCAGAATTAAAAGTGAAGGTGATTGGGTACCAAAATAAAGATTCCAGTTTCACATCTGTTGCCTTCCGTGATTGGGGCGACATTTTAGTTGAATTGTCCATTAAGAAATCTGAGTTAGAAGAGGAAGGAAAGGTTAATGTTCTTTCCTTGACGCAAATCACACCAGGTACGAAATGGCTGGGATTTGTCACTAGATATGCTAGAGGATTTTGGTGGGTCAGTGTTTCCCCAAAGTTCAGAACAAAGTTGTCATTAATggatctttccaaatctggTTCTGTTGAAGAGTTAGAGAAGGCTTACCCATTAGGTTCTGCTATTGAAGTGACTGCCAAACAGATTATTGGAAACAAAGCAGTGGAAGTGTTTTCTAAAGAGAACAGAATTGAAACTATAAACGATGTTAAAGTTGGCGACAAGCTTCCATGTCGTattatttctctttctcatGACTATGTCACAGTCGAACTCAGTGACAAAGTCAAAGCTAAGTCTTTCATCACTGAAGCCTTAGATGACTATTCTGAGAGTCTAGAGTCTACTTTTTCTACCAACGATATTTGTACAGCCACTGTGCTATCCGTTGATGATACTACGAGGCAGATTTTTGTATCTCTTCGATCCGAAAATGCCAAGGACAAGCTGATTGAAAGTTTCGAAGATGTAAAGCGAGGGGATATTGTTCGTGGTTTCATAACACGTATCAGCAATTTTGGTGTTTACGTTTCCTTAGGAAGGACTGTTTTTGCATTGGTTAGAGTTACTGACATCTCTGATTTGTTCCTAACTGACTGGAAAAAACACGTCAAGCTTAACCAATTTGTTACAGGCAAGATTGTGGATGCTGGTGAAGAGCGCCGTATTTTAATGacattgaaagaaagtcaAGTGGGTCAAGGAACTGGTGCCTTGCATcaatttgatgatttgaaagtCGGTGACGTCTATGAGGGTACAATCAAGAAGATAATGGACTTTGGTGTCTTTATTACTTTAGATGGTGTTCATAGCGTCGACGGTTTATGTCACCGCTCGCAGATTTCCGATAGCAAGATTGAGAACTTTGAGTCTCTTTTTAACCAAGGCGATAGAGTTAAAGTTAAAATTCTGGATATTAACCGCAATAAAAAACAGTTGTCTTTGGGTATGAAGGCGTCTTACTTTGCTAATAGagacgatgaagaagaggccGATCAGTTAAGAGCTGAAACGGATGACTCAGTTGACTCTGATAGTGACGACCAAATGATGGAAAATATATTCGAAACAAGACAACAGGACAGCGATGACGAGCCAGATGTAGACATCGACACCGAATCTCCTAAGAAGATTGCCAGTGGACTTTCTACAAACGGGTTTGACTGGACAGCTTCTATTCTGGATCAAGCCGAAGATGACGAgtcatcatcttcagatgaagaagacttTACTAAGAAAAAGGATAAGAAGAATAGGAAAACAAAGGCTTCAATTGCCGAGGACAAGAGCGCTACTCTCAATACACGAACTCCTCAGTCCgtttcagattttgagaGATTGCTTATCGGTAACCCTGACTCTTCCATCCTGTGGATGAACTACATGTCATTTCAATTACAATTGAGCGAAATCGAAAAAGCTCGTGAAATTGCAGAGCGGGCCCTAAAGATCATAAATTACCGTGAAGAACAGGAAAAGATGAATATCTGGATTGCATTattgaatttggaaaacacATTTGGAACTGATGACACCTTGGAAGAAGTGTTTAAACGTGCTTGTCAATACATGGATTCATACGTGATGCACCAGAAGCTGGTTGGCATCTTTGCACTTTCTGAAAAATGGGAAAAGTGCGAAGAGATCTATACCGTGATGACCAAGAAGTTTGGTAGAAATGTTACAACTTGGGTGTCATACGGTGCTTTCTTATTAGAGCGTGGTAACCCTGACGAGGCTCGTCAAGTACTTGGGCGTGCTCTAAAAGTCCTTCCCAAGGCCGACCACATCGAGGTGGTTAGAAAGTTCGCTCAACTAGAGTTTGCCCATGGTGATGCAGAGCAAGGCCGTTCATTGTTTGAGGGATTGTTAGCTGATGTTCCCAAGAGAATCGACCTATGGAACGTTTACATAGAtcaagaaatcaagattaacgagaagaagaaggttgaAGATCTATTTGAGCGTGTTATCACCAAGAAACTGACTCGTAAACAAGCCAGATTCTTCTTCGGTAAATGGCTAGAATTTGAGGAAAAGCAAAAGGACGTCAAAGCAGCCGACTATGTCAAGGCACAGGCTTCTGATTACGTGCAAAAGCACCAAAAATAG